A region from the Aeromicrobium choanae genome encodes:
- a CDS encoding bifunctional cytidylyltransferase/SDR family oxidoreductase — protein MTELRNVAVILAGGTGTRVGLAIPKQLIKIAGKTILEHTISVFQAADTIDEIIILMAQGHLDPVHAIVRDGAYPKVTQVLEGGSTRNETTSLALKALGEEECNVLFHDAVRPLVSQKIITDVVEALGTYEAVDTAIPSADTVVQVHDERTGDLDTISDVLRRDLLRRGQTPQAFRASIIRDAYEKAWQDPDFTATDDCTVVLRYRPDVPIAVVQGHERNMKVTEPIDVYIADKLFQLASAETPEELDDEGYRAALEGKTMVVFGGSYGIGGDIAKLAESYGAQVFAFSRSSTGTHVDRREDVAEAAREVIEKAGRVDYVVNTAGVLPIGDLADTSEETIWAATEINYLAPIFIAQEFRPLLADSNGSLLLFTSSSYTRGRKGYSLYSSAKAATVNLTQALADEWAGEVRVNCVNPERTGTPMRTKAFGEEPEGTLLSSEEVARRSLDVLVASMTGHVIDIRREAGPAAIGGGH, from the coding sequence GTGACCGAATTGCGCAACGTGGCCGTGATCCTCGCCGGTGGCACCGGGACCCGTGTGGGCCTGGCGATCCCGAAGCAGCTGATCAAGATCGCCGGCAAGACGATCCTCGAGCACACGATCTCCGTGTTCCAGGCCGCCGACACGATCGACGAGATCATCATCCTGATGGCGCAGGGTCACCTCGATCCGGTGCACGCGATCGTCCGCGACGGCGCCTACCCGAAGGTCACGCAGGTCCTCGAGGGCGGCTCGACCCGCAACGAGACCACGAGCCTGGCGCTGAAGGCGCTCGGCGAGGAGGAGTGCAACGTCCTCTTCCACGACGCCGTCCGCCCGCTCGTGTCGCAGAAGATCATCACCGACGTGGTCGAGGCGCTCGGCACGTACGAGGCCGTCGACACCGCGATCCCGTCGGCTGACACCGTGGTGCAGGTGCACGACGAGCGCACCGGCGACCTCGACACGATCTCCGACGTGCTGCGCCGCGACCTGCTGCGCCGCGGCCAGACCCCGCAGGCGTTCCGCGCGTCGATCATCCGCGACGCCTACGAGAAGGCCTGGCAGGATCCTGACTTCACCGCCACCGACGACTGCACCGTCGTGCTGCGCTACCGCCCCGACGTGCCGATCGCGGTCGTCCAGGGGCACGAGCGGAACATGAAGGTCACCGAGCCGATCGACGTCTACATCGCCGACAAGCTCTTCCAGCTGGCCTCGGCCGAGACGCCGGAGGAGCTCGACGACGAGGGCTACCGCGCCGCGCTCGAGGGCAAGACGATGGTGGTGTTCGGCGGCTCCTACGGCATCGGCGGCGACATCGCGAAGCTGGCCGAGTCCTACGGCGCCCAGGTGTTCGCGTTCTCGCGCTCGTCCACGGGCACCCACGTCGACCGCCGCGAGGACGTCGCCGAGGCGGCCCGTGAGGTGATCGAGAAGGCCGGCCGTGTCGACTACGTCGTGAACACCGCGGGCGTCCTGCCGATCGGCGACCTCGCGGACACGTCGGAGGAGACGATCTGGGCGGCCACCGAGATCAACTACCTCGCGCCGATCTTCATTGCGCAGGAGTTCCGGCCGCTGCTGGCCGACTCGAACGGCTCGCTGCTGCTGTTCACGTCGTCGTCCTACACGCGGGGCCGCAAGGGCTACTCGCTGTACTCGTCGGCGAAGGCCGCCACGGTCAACCTGACCCAGGCGCTGGCCGACGAGTGGGCCGGCGAGGTGCGCGTGAACTGCGTGAATCCCGAGCGCACCGGCACCCCGATGCGCACCAAGGCGTTCGGCGAGGAGCCCGAGGGCACGCTGCTGTCCTCGGAGGAGGTCGCCCGCCGCTCGCTCGACGTGCTGGTCGCCTCCATGACCGGCCATGTCATCGACATCCGTCGCGAGGCCGGCCCGGCCGCCATCGGTGGGGGTCACTGA
- a CDS encoding M13 family metallopeptidase, which yields MTNGLDPSTFDSQIRPQDDLFRHVNGPWLRETPIKPDRATAGGFVDLVDEAEILVRSIVEKCAAEPQDDEQRKIGDLFASFMDTERIEELGVAPLADDLARIDAIDSVPSLVRTVGVLEREGLNSVIGLYIAPDRGNPDRYVTHVVQAGIGLPDESYYRDEQFADVRDAYRAHIATMLELAGFSDASERAGRVLDLETRIASHHWDRVAVRDAQKTYNLKTLDELGALTPAFDWRSWAEAAGIEQAVLAEAVVSQPSYLEGLQTLLADDVLPAWQDWLRWQLVHGAAPFLSDDFVEENFAFYGKTLQGTDELRPRWKRAIGFVEGSMGEAVGKIYVRTEYPAEAKARMEELIANLLEAYRISIRELPWMSDETKQRALAKLDAFTPKIGHPESFKDYDALETDPTDLVGNARRAQSVAMDRELAKIGQPIDRDEWYMTPQTVNAYYNPTMNEIVFPAAILQPPFFDARADDAVNYGAIGSVIGHEIGHGFDDQGSQYDGTGALSNWWTDEDRAAFDALAARIIAQYDDLSPENADGQKVNGALTIGENIGDLGGLGIAHLAFRLAQQDKPAEPIEGLTPDQRFFLAWARAWQGKVRPAETIRRLTVDPHSPPEFRCNQVVSNIDAFYEAFDVKPDDALWLNPAERVTIWA from the coding sequence GTGACCAACGGCCTCGATCCCTCGACCTTCGACTCCCAGATCCGCCCCCAGGACGACTTGTTCCGACACGTGAACGGGCCGTGGCTGCGCGAGACGCCGATCAAGCCCGACCGGGCCACCGCGGGAGGGTTCGTCGACCTGGTCGACGAGGCCGAGATCCTCGTCCGGTCGATCGTCGAGAAGTGCGCCGCCGAGCCCCAGGACGACGAGCAGCGCAAGATCGGCGACCTCTTCGCCAGCTTCATGGACACCGAGCGCATCGAGGAGCTCGGCGTCGCCCCGCTGGCCGACGACCTCGCCCGCATCGACGCGATCGACTCGGTGCCCTCGCTGGTCCGAACCGTCGGCGTCCTGGAGCGCGAGGGCCTCAACAGCGTCATCGGCCTCTACATCGCCCCCGACCGCGGCAACCCCGACCGCTACGTCACCCACGTCGTGCAGGCCGGCATCGGACTGCCCGACGAGTCGTACTACCGCGACGAGCAGTTCGCCGATGTCCGCGACGCCTACCGGGCCCACATCGCCACGATGCTCGAGCTCGCCGGGTTCTCCGACGCCAGCGAGCGCGCCGGTCGCGTGCTCGACCTCGAGACCCGGATCGCCTCGCACCACTGGGACCGGGTCGCGGTGCGCGACGCCCAGAAGACCTACAACCTCAAGACGCTCGACGAGCTCGGCGCGCTGACGCCCGCGTTCGACTGGCGCTCCTGGGCCGAGGCGGCCGGCATCGAGCAGGCCGTGCTCGCCGAGGCGGTCGTCTCGCAGCCGTCCTACCTCGAGGGCCTCCAGACGCTCCTCGCCGACGACGTCCTGCCCGCGTGGCAGGACTGGCTGCGCTGGCAGCTGGTTCACGGCGCGGCGCCGTTCCTGTCCGACGACTTCGTCGAGGAGAACTTCGCGTTCTACGGCAAGACCCTGCAGGGCACCGACGAGCTTCGCCCGCGCTGGAAGCGCGCGATCGGCTTCGTCGAGGGCTCGATGGGCGAGGCCGTCGGCAAGATCTACGTGCGCACCGAGTACCCGGCCGAGGCCAAGGCCCGCATGGAGGAGCTCATCGCGAACCTGCTCGAGGCCTACCGGATCAGCATCCGCGAGCTGCCCTGGATGAGCGACGAGACCAAGCAGCGCGCCCTGGCCAAGCTCGACGCGTTCACCCCGAAGATCGGGCACCCCGAGAGCTTCAAGGACTACGACGCCCTCGAGACCGACCCGACCGATCTGGTGGGCAACGCCCGCCGTGCCCAGTCGGTGGCGATGGACCGCGAGCTGGCCAAGATCGGCCAGCCGATCGACCGCGACGAGTGGTACATGACGCCGCAGACGGTCAACGCCTACTACAACCCGACGATGAACGAGATCGTCTTCCCCGCCGCCATCCTGCAGCCGCCGTTCTTCGACGCGCGGGCGGACGACGCCGTGAACTACGGCGCGATCGGCTCGGTCATCGGCCACGAGATCGGCCACGGCTTCGACGACCAGGGCTCGCAGTACGACGGCACCGGTGCCCTGAGCAACTGGTGGACCGACGAGGACCGCGCGGCCTTCGACGCCCTCGCGGCGCGGATCATCGCGCAGTACGACGACCTCAGCCCCGAGAACGCCGACGGCCAGAAGGTCAACGGCGCCCTCACGATCGGCGAGAACATCGGCGACCTCGGCGGCCTGGGCATCGCCCACCTCGCGTTCAGGCTGGCGCAGCAGGACAAGCCCGCGGAGCCCATCGAAGGGCTCACCCCCGACCAGCGCTTCTTCCTCGCGTGGGCGCGCGCGTGGCAGGGCAAGGTGCGCCCGGCCGAGACGATCCGTCGCCTCACGGTCGACCCGCACTCGCCGCCGGAGTTCCGCTGCAACCAGGTCGTCAGCAACATCGACGCCTTCTACGAGGCCTTCGACGTGAAGCCGGACGACGCCCTGTGGCTCAACCCGGCCGAGCGCGTCACGATCTGGGCCTGA
- a CDS encoding SRPBCC family protein, which translates to MPQVTAEAWVPVPPDTAFAVSQTTGVIRMLWDPFIREQHLIDADRPAKGVRTHTRARVGPQMVSEYVSYRPPTSVGMTMVTGPWFFASFGGGWRFVPDVRDGRDGTRAVWKYTYSVRPSWLRSVAEPIGQWLLGREIRERIAAWARACEDPVVLDSL; encoded by the coding sequence ATGCCCCAGGTCACGGCGGAGGCGTGGGTCCCGGTCCCGCCCGACACGGCGTTCGCGGTCTCGCAGACCACGGGCGTCATCCGGATGCTCTGGGACCCGTTCATCCGTGAGCAGCACCTGATCGACGCCGACCGCCCGGCCAAGGGCGTGCGCACGCACACACGCGCCCGAGTCGGGCCGCAGATGGTCTCGGAGTACGTCTCGTACCGCCCGCCGACCTCGGTGGGCATGACGATGGTGACCGGCCCGTGGTTCTTCGCGTCGTTCGGCGGCGGCTGGCGGTTCGTGCCCGACGTCCGGGACGGGCGCGACGGCACGCGCGCCGTCTGGAAGTACACCTACTCCGTGCGCCCGTCGTGGCTGCGCTCCGTCGCCGAGCCGATCGGTCAGTGGCTGCTCGGTCGCGAGATCCGCGAGCGGATCGCGGCGTGGGCGCGCGCGTGCGAGGACCCGGTCGTCCTCGACTCCCTCTGA
- a CDS encoding siderophore-interacting protein, translated as MAQKTEVELIVNRTEDLAPRLRRVVLGGPAFEEYLAHHLDSTDTYVKLVFADGDDTVLRTYTVRWVDAEAGELAIDFVTHGTEGLAGPWAQRAKPGDTLRFRGPGGAYRPSPDADHHLFVGDEAALPAIAASIEALEPDAAATAFIEVDGPGHEIDLPSPASVEVNWLYRDGDAPGSTTLLDQAVRAWPWPEGRVQAFVHGESALLKSVRPYLMDGRVARSDISVSAYWRCGETEEGFRAWKSQQQDAVIRPGA; from the coding sequence GTGGCTCAGAAGACCGAGGTTGAACTGATCGTCAATCGCACCGAGGACCTGGCGCCGCGACTGCGCCGCGTGGTGCTCGGCGGTCCCGCGTTCGAGGAGTACCTCGCGCACCACCTCGACTCGACCGACACCTACGTCAAGCTCGTCTTCGCCGACGGCGACGACACGGTGCTTCGGACCTACACGGTGCGATGGGTCGACGCCGAGGCCGGCGAGCTGGCGATCGACTTCGTCACGCACGGCACCGAGGGCCTCGCCGGCCCGTGGGCGCAGCGCGCGAAGCCGGGGGACACGCTGCGGTTCCGCGGCCCCGGTGGCGCCTACCGACCCAGCCCTGATGCCGACCACCACCTCTTCGTGGGCGACGAGGCGGCGCTGCCGGCGATCGCCGCGTCGATCGAGGCGCTCGAGCCGGATGCGGCGGCCACGGCCTTCATCGAGGTGGACGGACCCGGGCACGAGATCGACCTGCCCAGCCCGGCGAGCGTCGAGGTGAACTGGCTGTACCGCGACGGCGACGCGCCCGGCTCCACCACGCTGCTCGACCAGGCGGTGCGCGCCTGGCCGTGGCCCGAGGGTCGCGTGCAGGCGTTCGTGCACGGCGAGTCGGCGCTGCTGAAGTCCGTGCGCCCCTACCTGATGGACGGCCGCGTGGCCCGCTCCGACATCTCCGTCTCGGCCTACTGGCGCTGCGGCGAGACCGAGGAGGGCTTCCGCGCCTGGAAGAGCCAGCAGCAGGACGCGGTCATCCGCCCCGGCGCCTGA
- a CDS encoding MFS transporter: MTWPAQRRTVGTLALAQVVGGIGNGAGLAVGALLIEDVTGSAGWAGLSVVAMTLGAAGFTIPLSNFAVHRGRRPALTAGWLGGALGAVTVVIGAELASLPLLLLGFLLFGSSTAANLQSRFAAADRAEPEAVGRSISLVVWATTIGSVAGPNLTGPGASVARALGIPELAGPQVFSAIAFTGAGLLTWVLLRPDPIDRRDAAAPPPPRIAAALPHVRGTTAVAIASVALSHAVMVAVMALTPVHMSGHGASLSIIGFTISLHIAGMFALSPVFGWMTDRWGAEPTILLGQAVLILACGIAGTAGDSNVQITVGLVLLGVGWSMSVIAGAALLTRSVAAEVRPLVQGFSDLTMNLAGAAGGLVAGVVVALWSFGALTGVAALLTMPVVAAILVASRPPARSLT, encoded by the coding sequence GTGACCTGGCCCGCGCAGCGCCGCACGGTCGGCACGCTGGCCCTCGCCCAGGTGGTCGGCGGCATCGGCAACGGTGCCGGGCTCGCGGTCGGCGCTCTGCTGATCGAGGACGTCACGGGCTCGGCGGGCTGGGCCGGTCTCTCCGTCGTCGCGATGACTCTCGGCGCCGCCGGCTTCACCATCCCGCTGTCGAACTTCGCGGTGCATCGCGGGCGCCGGCCCGCGCTGACGGCCGGCTGGCTGGGCGGCGCCCTGGGCGCCGTCACCGTCGTCATCGGTGCGGAGCTGGCGTCCCTGCCCCTGTTGCTGCTCGGCTTCCTGCTGTTCGGCTCCAGCACGGCGGCCAACCTCCAGTCGAGGTTCGCCGCCGCCGACCGTGCCGAGCCCGAGGCCGTGGGCCGCTCGATCTCGCTCGTCGTGTGGGCCACGACCATCGGCTCGGTGGCCGGCCCGAACCTCACCGGCCCGGGCGCCTCGGTGGCCCGGGCGCTCGGCATCCCCGAGCTCGCCGGTCCGCAGGTCTTCTCCGCCATCGCGTTCACCGGCGCCGGGCTGCTGACGTGGGTGCTGCTGCGACCCGATCCGATCGACCGTCGCGACGCCGCCGCCCCGCCCCCGCCGCGGATCGCCGCCGCGCTTCCTCACGTCCGCGGCACCACGGCCGTCGCGATCGCCTCGGTCGCCCTGTCGCACGCCGTCATGGTGGCCGTCATGGCGCTCACCCCGGTGCACATGTCGGGCCACGGGGCGTCGCTGTCGATCATCGGGTTCACCATCAGCCTGCACATCGCGGGCATGTTCGCCCTCTCCCCCGTCTTCGGCTGGATGACCGACCGCTGGGGCGCCGAGCCCACGATCCTGCTGGGCCAGGCCGTGCTGATCCTCGCGTGCGGCATCGCCGGCACGGCCGGGGACTCCAACGTGCAGATCACGGTCGGCCTGGTGCTGCTGGGCGTCGGCTGGTCGATGTCGGTCATCGCGGGCGCCGCCCTGCTCACCCGCAGCGTCGCCGCCGAGGTCAGGCCCCTCGTCCAGGGCTTCAGCGACCTGACGATGAACCTCGCCGGCGCGGCCGGCGGACTCGTGGCCGGGGTCGTGGTGGCGCTGTGGAGCTTCGGGGCGCTCACCGGTGTGGCGGCGCTCCTGACGATGCCGGTGGTCGCGGCGATCCTGGTGGCATCGCGCCCACCGGCGCGCAGTCTCACCTGA
- a CDS encoding HNH endonuclease has protein sequence MTSPAADAFAQVRRERARAEFAEWNLVLTHRAQEIRRIDSGDEVSISKELARRGIALEIAQLLGITENSVWRIVVQGEEVRDRTPAVWEAFRDGVLDARRVGLIADTGAKLRSPEAIEALDQTAVGYAAEHTPGELRSWLKRLRARLEPEQFQDEAARATEQRQVEISHNDDGTSWLSALLPTGVAVAVGNRLRAAAKALPKIDPETGEPDRRTRDQKQADLVAHWLTCSEGTSTDIRAEVAITIDTTDLIGLTTGAGFTRGDREPVPAQWARELVTSEHTLLRRLVLDPLGNVMDTTKLGYQPSDSLREALRWRDGTCRVAGCQADISDTDLDHELAYDRGGTTSAENLRSLCRRHHNMKSHGHLHRRHLRPPVQFAEPYLRGAPVIYRAVPA, from the coding sequence ATGACTTCGCCCGCTGCCGATGCCTTCGCGCAGGTGCGGCGTGAGCGAGCGCGGGCCGAGTTCGCCGAGTGGAACCTCGTGCTGACGCACCGCGCGCAGGAGATCCGCAGGATCGACTCCGGCGACGAGGTGTCGATCAGCAAGGAGCTCGCGCGGCGCGGGATCGCGCTCGAGATCGCGCAGCTGCTCGGCATCACCGAGAACTCGGTCTGGCGCATCGTCGTGCAGGGCGAGGAGGTCCGCGATCGCACTCCCGCCGTCTGGGAGGCGTTCCGCGACGGCGTCCTCGACGCACGCCGGGTGGGCCTCATCGCCGACACCGGGGCGAAGCTCCGCTCCCCCGAGGCGATCGAGGCCCTCGACCAGACGGCTGTCGGCTACGCGGCCGAGCACACGCCGGGCGAGCTGCGCAGCTGGCTGAAGCGACTGCGGGCCCGGCTCGAGCCCGAGCAGTTCCAGGACGAGGCGGCCCGCGCCACCGAGCAGCGCCAGGTCGAGATCTCCCACAACGACGACGGCACGTCCTGGCTCAGCGCGCTGTTGCCCACCGGCGTCGCCGTCGCCGTGGGAAACCGCCTGCGTGCCGCGGCCAAGGCCCTGCCCAAGATCGACCCCGAGACCGGCGAGCCCGACCGTCGCACCCGCGACCAGAAGCAGGCCGACCTGGTCGCCCACTGGCTCACGTGCAGCGAGGGCACCTCCACCGACATCCGGGCCGAGGTCGCCATCACGATCGACACCACCGACCTGATCGGCCTCACCACCGGCGCCGGATTCACCCGCGGCGACCGCGAGCCGGTCCCCGCGCAGTGGGCGCGCGAGCTGGTCACCAGCGAGCACACCCTCCTGCGCCGGCTGGTGCTCGACCCGCTCGGGAACGTCATGGACACCACGAAGCTCGGCTACCAGCCCAGCGACTCACTCCGCGAGGCACTGCGCTGGCGCGACGGGACGTGTCGGGTCGCCGGTTGCCAGGCCGACATCAGCGACACCGACCTCGACCACGAGCTGGCCTACGACCGCGGCGGCACCACCTCGGCCGAGAACCTGAGATCCCTGTGCCGTCGGCACCACAACATGAAGTCGCACGGCCACCTCCATCGGCGCCACCTCCGGCCCCCGGTGCAGTTCGCCGAGCCCTACCTGCGGGGTGCGCCCGTGATCTATCGCGCCGTTCCCGCGTGA
- a CDS encoding TrpB-like pyridoxal phosphate-dependent enzyme, with protein MTDQIRFVLSESDMPTHWYNIVPDFPTPPPPPLHPGTHQPVGPDDLAALFPPELIAQEVTTERFVEIPEPVRDVYRQYRPSPLVRARRWEKALGTSARIYYKYEGVSPAGSHKTNTSVPQVYYNALNGITRLTTETGAGQWGTALAYACSLFGLECEVWQVGASFDTKPQRRTLIEVFGGKVHRSPSRLTEFGRSLPEDHTGSLGIAISEAVEVAAQDETIKYALGSVLNHVLLHQTIIGEEALKQLAMAGESGADLVIGCAGGGSNFAGLTFPFLREKLAGNQSPRILAVEPSSCPTLTRGEYRYDFGDTGGMTPLMKMYTLGHDFVPSPIHAGGLRYHAMAPLVSHAVHEGLVEAVALHQSECFDSAVEFARTEGIVPAPESSHALAQARRAALEATENGTEPVIVVGLSGHGLLELGAYDSYLNGRLEDDPLSDEDLQAALANVPVI; from the coding sequence GTGACCGATCAGATCAGGTTCGTGCTCTCCGAGTCCGACATGCCCACGCACTGGTACAACATCGTCCCGGACTTCCCGACGCCGCCGCCTCCGCCGCTGCACCCCGGAACGCACCAGCCGGTCGGTCCCGACGACCTCGCCGCACTGTTCCCGCCTGAGCTGATCGCCCAGGAGGTCACCACCGAGCGCTTCGTCGAGATCCCGGAGCCGGTCCGCGACGTGTACCGCCAGTACCGGCCATCGCCTCTCGTGCGTGCGCGCCGATGGGAGAAGGCCCTCGGCACGTCCGCCCGGATCTACTACAAGTACGAGGGCGTCTCGCCCGCCGGCTCGCACAAGACCAACACGTCCGTGCCGCAGGTCTACTACAACGCGCTCAACGGCATCACCCGGTTGACCACCGAGACCGGAGCCGGACAGTGGGGCACCGCGCTGGCGTACGCCTGCTCGCTGTTCGGGCTCGAGTGCGAGGTCTGGCAGGTCGGCGCCTCGTTCGACACGAAGCCGCAGCGCCGCACCCTCATCGAGGTCTTCGGCGGCAAGGTCCACCGCTCCCCCAGCCGCCTGACGGAGTTCGGTCGCTCGCTGCCCGAGGACCACACCGGCTCCCTCGGCATCGCGATCAGCGAGGCCGTCGAGGTCGCGGCCCAGGACGAGACGATCAAGTACGCGCTGGGCTCGGTGCTGAACCACGTGCTGCTGCACCAGACGATCATCGGCGAGGAGGCGCTCAAGCAGCTCGCGATGGCTGGCGAGTCCGGCGCCGACCTGGTCATCGGCTGCGCCGGCGGCGGCTCGAACTTCGCCGGCCTCACGTTCCCGTTCCTGCGCGAGAAGCTGGCCGGGAACCAGTCCCCGCGGATCCTGGCCGTCGAGCCGTCGTCGTGCCCCACCCTGACCCGTGGCGAGTACCGGTACGACTTCGGCGACACGGGCGGCATGACCCCGTTGATGAAGATGTACACGCTCGGCCACGACTTCGTTCCCTCGCCGATCCACGCCGGCGGCCTGCGCTATCACGCGATGGCACCGCTGGTGTCCCACGCGGTGCACGAGGGCCTGGTCGAGGCGGTGGCGCTGCACCAGAGCGAGTGCTTCGACAGCGCGGTCGAGTTCGCGCGGACCGAGGGCATCGTGCCCGCGCCCGAGTCGTCCCACGCGCTGGCCCAGGCGCGCCGTGCCGCACTCGAGGCCACCGAGAACGGCACCGAGCCCGTCATCGTCGTGGGCCTGTCCGGCCACGGCCTGCTCGAGCTCGGCGCCTACGACTCGTACCTCAACGGTCGCCTCGAGGACGATCCGCTGTCCGACGAGGACCTGCAGGCGGCCCTGGCGAACGTGCCCGTCATCTGA
- a CDS encoding GNAT family N-acetyltransferase, with protein MTIEVRPAQVFDDVRTMVGPKRPDADVCWCISYRVPNKIAKDLHREARGEYVRELMKQGPPGVLAYEGDEVVGWAAIHPRADTNFARNRKIPHVDDLDVWSLWCVRVRPGFRKRGIAHHLVAGAVEFARSEGAPAVEGYPVDNQGAKIDLTMAYVGTRAMFERAGFEKAADTDSVFSGFPRVLMRLNLS; from the coding sequence ATGACGATCGAGGTTCGTCCTGCCCAGGTGTTCGACGACGTCCGCACGATGGTCGGGCCCAAGCGGCCTGACGCCGACGTGTGCTGGTGCATCAGCTATCGCGTGCCGAACAAGATCGCCAAGGACCTCCACCGCGAGGCCCGCGGCGAGTACGTCCGCGAGCTGATGAAGCAGGGCCCGCCCGGCGTCCTGGCCTACGAGGGCGACGAGGTGGTCGGGTGGGCGGCCATCCATCCGCGCGCCGACACGAACTTCGCCCGCAACCGCAAGATCCCGCACGTGGACGACCTCGACGTCTGGAGCCTGTGGTGCGTACGCGTGCGTCCCGGCTTCCGCAAGCGTGGGATCGCCCATCACCTCGTCGCGGGCGCGGTCGAGTTCGCTCGCTCCGAGGGCGCACCGGCCGTCGAGGGCTACCCGGTGGACAACCAGGGCGCCAAGATCGACCTCACGATGGCGTACGTCGGCACGCGGGCCATGTTCGAGCGCGCCGGCTTCGAGAAAGCCGCCGACACCGACTCGGTGTTCAGCGGGTTCCCGCGTGTGCTGATGCGGCTCAACCTGTCCTGA